TTGCTGAAATATACCTATCAACGGGCGTTTAATTTGGTAGATGCTCATGTGGATTATACTGAGGAGGCTTTCGAGATTTTTGGAAGTTATGGTGTACCCAAAGAAAAAATCTTTATCATTTACAACTCTCCTGATACGGATATAATCTTTAGAGAAAAAGCCAAAATAGAAGGTGTAAATACCGTTTTGCCAGACAATCCACTACGGCTTTTACATGTTGGGCGTTTGGTGAAATGGAAACGAGTAGATATGCTGATAGAGGTTTTTGCCAAGCTTTTACAGCAATTTCCGACGGCCAAACTCGCCATTGTTGGTACAGGGCCAGAACTTGAAAACTTACAAAAACAAGCTTACAGTTTGGGTATTCAGGAGCAGGTTGAGTTTGTTGGTGCAGTTTATGAAATGACTCAGCTTGGACAATACTTCAATGCTTCGTTGGTGTATGTGTTGGCAGGAATGGGCGGCTTGTCTATCAACGATGCTATGTGTTTTGATAAACCAATCGTGTGTTCGGTGGCCGATGGAACAGAGAAAAAGTTGGTTCGAGATGGTTACAATGGTTATATTTTCAAGGATGGCGATGCCGAAGATTTGTACACCAAGCTAGCATCGATGTTGGCTAATCCTGAAAAAACACGGGAAATGGGTCGGAATTCGGGTAATATTATCAACAAAGAGGTGAATATCAATGTGGTTATCAACAACTACGGGAAAGCCTTCAGGTATGTTACCAATCAGCCCACAAAATAATTAAGAAAGTTACAAAACAGCAAACCTCAAATGAGTAGTATTGGCCTGATTATCATAGTATTATTTATTAGCCCACTCATTTGTTCAATAACTTATCAGGTATGTTATTTGCCCTAAAATATTTTTTAAAATATCCTTATCATTATTTGCGTACGCCCGAAGCCAGAGAAATGCTGACATTGATGGCCAAAATTGGTACTGTGCCACGTTATCAGGCTCGAACAGTACGTTTTCAGGGATGTACCTTTACTGTACCCGACTGTATGTCGTTTTTGTTTCAGTACGAAGAAATATTCTTTTCACAGAGTTATCGCTTTGCCAGCAAAAACCCTCGCCCAGTTATATTAGACTGCGGGGCAAATATTGGTACAAGTTGTTTGTTTTTCAAAAAAATATATCCACAAGCTCAAATTACAGCTTTTGAGGCCGACCCACAGATAGCCGCTATTTTGACCCAAAACTTAACCTCTAATGGTATTCAAGATATTAATATTGTCAGTAAAGCCGTTTGGACACACAGCGACGGCATCGACTTTGTAACCGAAGGTTCAGACGGAGCGTCGATTTATGGCGAAGGCGAAAAGCAGCATATCGAATCGGTTCGGCTAAAGGGTTATCTACAACAATATGCCCAAATAGATATGCTAAAAATGGATATTGAAGGAGCAGAAGTAGAGGTTTTTAAAGACTGTCAAGACGATTTAGGCCATATTAATCAT
The DNA window shown above is from Flectobacillus major DSM 103 and carries:
- a CDS encoding FkbM family methyltransferase; this encodes MLFALKYFLKYPYHYLRTPEAREMLTLMAKIGTVPRYQARTVRFQGCTFTVPDCMSFLFQYEEIFFSQSYRFASKNPRPVILDCGANIGTSCLFFKKIYPQAQITAFEADPQIAAILTQNLTSNGIQDINIVSKAVWTHSDGIDFVTEGSDGASIYGEGEKQHIESVRLKGYLQQYAQIDMLKMDIEGAEVEVFKDCQDDLGHINHIFIEYHSFPNRPQDLDVLLSILTKNGFRYFIRDAQDRPIPFINRTYSNSPSMDLQLNIFAVKS
- a CDS encoding glycosyltransferase family 4 protein, which produces MKVLFTFGGLPHYYNLVLNRLNQVEGQEIVVIAPKSDGKSVGAGVHQTLEGIAFKVHFLEEYKTPWGKPFFKNFLATIEQEKPDVIVTIWPYILTFVYNPWLLWKIRRMGIKLILKEIPFNIPKFQEALDYYAKGGAVTETLKTELNPNSLAFKLKYTLLKYTYQRAFNLVDAHVDYTEEAFEIFGSYGVPKEKIFIIYNSPDTDIIFREKAKIEGVNTVLPDNPLRLLHVGRLVKWKRVDMLIEVFAKLLQQFPTAKLAIVGTGPELENLQKQAYSLGIQEQVEFVGAVYEMTQLGQYFNASLVYVLAGMGGLSINDAMCFDKPIVCSVADGTEKKLVRDGYNGYIFKDGDAEDLYTKLASMLANPEKTREMGRNSGNIINKEVNINVVINNYGKAFRYVTNQPTK